One genomic segment of Clavelina lepadiformis chromosome 3, kaClaLepa1.1, whole genome shotgun sequence includes these proteins:
- the LOC143450028 gene encoding neuronal pentraxin-2-like isoform X1, with translation MTSLQIHDRSFETSEPMFAATVSDLFKVSGNRNVHQQRIRINFDFERIRRPRRGYMIFGQVQDDVNARNLEENQAYNGNITNLMIWPRVLSQNEIINLAYNCECPVDYVIALTRNRVELFGEAYYSIPDTCPTL, from the exons ATGACATCACTTCAAATTCATGACAGAAGTTTTGAAACATCTGAACCAATGTTTGCTGCGACTGTGAGCGACTTATTTAAg gtctcaggAAACAGGAATGTACATCAACAGCGAATCCGTATCAACTTTGATTTTGAAAGGATTCGTCGGCCAAGGAGGGGGTACATGATATTTGGCCAAGTTCAAGATGACGTCAACGCGAGAAATTTGGAGGAGAATCAAGCTTACaa TGGAAACATCACCAACCTCATGATATGGCCTCGTGTTCTTAGTCAAAATGAAATCATCAATCTTGCTTACAACTGTGAGTGTCCTGTTGACTACGTCATTGCACTGACACGGAACCGAGTTGAATTATTTGGAGAAGCTTATTACAGCATCCCTGATACTTGTCCgactttgtaa
- the LOC143450798 gene encoding pentraxin-4-like isoform X2 translates to MAILEIITVLLLSTALTTYAQDQEISSPQIPVCVPANSAGPNGGYLQRQKGDPGEKGDKGERGFPGYGQKSSSCPLISYHMRRLDQRTDYPRYRYYVPRMTQATACTWVETSDYNNHATLWHYATNLHNNEFFLAFLNPTTIRMAVGDILHDFQVESLTRFQRLHICGWFSSSRRQIGIFINTKSISTVSYRGEIMLGGGSLLLGQEQDRVNAQWLDASQSLSGTFTNMMIWPRVLSEDEISNIAYKCECPLDYAIALTLDRTELYGEATYSIPNACPTF, encoded by the exons ATGGCAATTTTAGAAATAATTACTGTCCTGCTTTTGTCCACGGCATTGACAACCTATGCCCAGGATCAGGAAATTTCGTCACCGCAAATTCCTGTATGCGTGCCGGCCAATTCGGCAG GACCAAATGGTGGATATTTACAACGTCAGAAAGGTGATCCTGGTGAGAAGGGGGACAAAGGTGAAAGAGGGTTTCCAGGTTATGGTCAAAAATCTTCAA GCTGCCCATTGATTTCATACCACATGCGGCGGCTTGATCAGCGCACTGACTATCCACGATATCGGTATTACGTTCCACGAATGACTCAGGCCACTGCGTGTACCTGGGTTGAAACTTCCGACTACAACAACCATGCGACATTGTGGCACTACGCAACTAATTTGCACAACAACGAATTTTTCTTGGCTTTCTTAAACCCTACAACTATTCGTATGGCTGTTGGTGATATATTACACGATTTCCAAGTTGAATCACTTACCAGATTTCAACGG CTCCACATATGTGGATGGTTTTCGAGCTCTCGTCGGCAGATTGGCATCTTCATCAATACCAAGTCGATCTCAACTGTGAGCTATAGAGGAGAAATAATGTTAGGAGGCGGTTCCTTGCTTCTGGGGCAAGAGCAAGATCGCGTCAACGCGCAATGGCTGGATGCGTCTCAATCCCTGAG TGGCACGTTTACAAATATGATGATCTGGCCACGAGTTCTCTCCGAAGACGAGATCTCGAATATTGCTTACAAATGTGAGTGTCCGCTAGATTACGCAATCGCGCTTACCCTGGATCGAACCGAACTTTATGGAGAAGCCACTTACAGCATTCCCAATGCTTGCCCCACTTTCTAA
- the LOC143449481 gene encoding C-reactive protein 1.4-like: MAILEIITVLLLSTALTTYAQDQEISSPQIPVCVPANSAGPNGGYLQRQKGDPGEKGDKGERGFPGYGQKSTSCPLISYHMRRLDQRTDYPRYRYYVPRMTQATACTWVETSDYNNHATLWHYATNSHDNEFFLAFLNPTTIRMAVGGILHDFQVKSLTRFQRLHICGWFSSSRRQIGIFINTKSISTMSYRGEIMLGGGSLLLGQEQDRVNAQRLDASQSLSGTFTNMMIWPRVLSEDEISNIAYKCECPLDYAIALTLDRTELYGEATYSIPNACPTF, encoded by the exons ATGGCAATTTTAGAAATAATTACTGTCCTGCTTTTGTCCACGGCATTGACAACCTATGCCCAGGATCAGGAAATTTCGTCACCGCAAATTCCTGTATGCGTGCCGGCCAATTCGGCAG GACCAAATGGTGGATATTTACAACGTCAGAAAGGTGATCCTGGTGAGAAGGGGGACAAAGGTGAAAGAGGGTTTCCAGGTTATGGTCAAAAATCTACAA GCTGCCCATTGATTTCATACCACATGCGGCGGCTTGATCAGCGCACTGACTATCCACGATATCGGTATTATGTTCCACGAATGACTCAGGCCACTGCGTGTACCTGGGTTGAAACTTCCGACTACAACAACCATGCGACATTGTGGCACTACGCAACTAATTCGCACGACAACGAATTTTTCTTGGCTTTCTTAAACCCTACAACTATTCGTATGGCTGTTGGTGGAATATTGCACGATTTCCAAGTTAAATCACTTACCAGATTTCAACGG CTCCACATATGTGGATGGTTTTCAAGCTCTCGTCGGCAGATTGGCATCTTCATCAATACCAAGTCGATCTCAACTATGAGCTATAGAGGAGAAATAATGTTAGGAGGCGGCTCCTTGCTTCTGGGGCAAGAGCAAGATCGCGTCAACGCGCAACGGCTGGATGCGTCTCAATCCCTAAG TGGCACATTTACAAATATGATGATCTGGCCACGAGTTCTCTCCGAAGACGAGATCTCGAATATTGCTTACAAATGTGAGTGTCCGCTAGATTACGCAATCGCGCTTACCCTGGATCGAACCGAACTTTATGGAGAAGCCACTTACAGCATTCCCAATGCTTGCCCCACTTTCTAA
- the LOC143450028 gene encoding neuronal pentraxin-2-like isoform X2 translates to MLATGSLHVSGNRNVHQQRIRINFDFERIRRPRRGYMIFGQVQDDVNARNLEENQAYNGNITNLMIWPRVLSQNEIINLAYNCECPVDYVIALTRNRVELFGEAYYSIPDTCPTL, encoded by the exons atgcTTGCAACTGGAAGTCTTCAC gtctcaggAAACAGGAATGTACATCAACAGCGAATCCGTATCAACTTTGATTTTGAAAGGATTCGTCGGCCAAGGAGGGGGTACATGATATTTGGCCAAGTTCAAGATGACGTCAACGCGAGAAATTTGGAGGAGAATCAAGCTTACaa TGGAAACATCACCAACCTCATGATATGGCCTCGTGTTCTTAGTCAAAATGAAATCATCAATCTTGCTTACAACTGTGAGTGTCCTGTTGACTACGTCATTGCACTGACACGGAACCGAGTTGAATTATTTGGAGAAGCTTATTACAGCATCCCTGATACTTGTCCgactttgtaa
- the LOC143450028 gene encoding neuronal pentraxin-2-like isoform X3 produces the protein MEVSGNRNVHQQRIRINFDFERIRRPRRGYMIFGQVQDDVNARNLEENQAYNGNITNLMIWPRVLSQNEIINLAYNCECPVDYVIALTRNRVELFGEAYYSIPDTCPTL, from the exons ATGGAG gtctcaggAAACAGGAATGTACATCAACAGCGAATCCGTATCAACTTTGATTTTGAAAGGATTCGTCGGCCAAGGAGGGGGTACATGATATTTGGCCAAGTTCAAGATGACGTCAACGCGAGAAATTTGGAGGAGAATCAAGCTTACaa TGGAAACATCACCAACCTCATGATATGGCCTCGTGTTCTTAGTCAAAATGAAATCATCAATCTTGCTTACAACTGTGAGTGTCCTGTTGACTACGTCATTGCACTGACACGGAACCGAGTTGAATTATTTGGAGAAGCTTATTACAGCATCCCTGATACTTGTCCgactttgtaa
- the LOC143450296 gene encoding trafficking protein particle complex subunit 12-like — MDESEPLPVCTLFNQGADDGDSGADIFNGPPSSSKKPVVFEAVSVEPSQISNMPPASEPAVCDIFKSTSSSEDLFTSMLATTSSSKNDVSRPEVTIERADDVFSLDTSSDMTRIHMKHELSDIFKDAIADDKSDESEENISPPKSPIKDQSALDNTDIMASILISDDSGDNISNISFDQSLKQDGSAGDQNNKAIPSEVLQADNNCANNEVESKNDNKDSGPTPKEVKNDLKTNIFSTPPSFHPVSSETKPLDPVDTEVKDKENSSLEDMEEKKTEKEEVINEPTETSTAPLASGLFTSTSGSSSFDHKTESSAFATIADDAFSSALSTSETDRRQDAWIPGKSTAAVLAAVAQSQKRIKLEASHLSRPGLATSESLGDPVKAILARHRGIELASKRVTLSAESVTLDKNGLEKLITTGNFRAAVDLCSKVLTDLGQGFGKATQASTHSPQSVQWWHVRFALLIRLKLFEMVETELSQFGSFDSADLYYGFYPDVYPGRKGSMVPFSLRLLHADFPRHINKPYQALERFYAIRTVCKKVIDNLESNKSEDGTPVQLKAEDRNASLKLWNERKTKVLHYIGNTLFQLREYHAAITTYDEIIAQSSKDEVSLHSGLGRLLLQLGDVRAAQHRFAQVEKLAANDSKYRTQLEMNRGFLYLGANNWPEALQQFSEVLKHDPTNIEALNNKSVCLLYLCRLKEAIAVQETAAQLQEDAAKQGLTSNRVALENSLSNLVTLYELESSKSLNKKQALLQGLALTHGDGFNVACLKM, encoded by the exons ATGGATGAATCAGAACCATTACCAGTATGCACATTGTTCAACCAAGGTGCCGACGATGGCGATTCTGGAGCAGATATTTTTAATGGGCCTCCTTCATCTTCTAAAAAGCCAGTAGTATTTGAAGCTGTTTCAGTAGAACCAAGCCAAATCTCAAACATGCCACCAGCAAGTGAACCAGCTGTATGTGACATCTTTAAGAGTACATCTTCCTCTGAAGACCTTTTTACCAGCATGTTGGCAACAACTTCTTCAAGCAAAAACGATGTTTCACGTCCTGAAGTTACAATCGAACGAGCAGATGACGTTTTTTCACTTGACACATCAAGTGATATGACAAGAATTCATATGAAACATGAGCTGTCAGATATTTTTAAAGATGCAATTGCAGATGATAAGAGTGACGAAAGTGAGGAAAACATTTCTCCACCTAAAAGCCCAATCAAAGATCAGTCTGCTCTGGATAACACTGATATCATGGCATCCATTTTAATTAGTGATGATTCAGGtgacaatatttcaaacatttctttCGATCAGAGCTTGAAACAAGATGGCAGTGCTGGAGATCAGAATAACAAAGCAATACCAAGTGAAGTGCTCCAAGCTGATAATAATTGTGCAAATAATGAAGTTGAAAGCAAAAATGACAACAAAGATAGCGGCCCAACTCCAAAAGAAGTGAAgaatgatttaaaaacaaatattttctccaCACCTCCATCGTTTCATCCAGTTTCATCTGAAACAAAACCACTCGATCCAGTTGACACTGAAGTTAAAGATAAGGAAAATAGCAGTTTAGAAGATATGgaagaaaagaaaacagaaaaggAAGAAGTCATTAATGAACCAACAGAAACATCAACTGCACCACTGGCAAGTGGGTTGTTTACTTCTACATCTGGCTCGAGCTCTTTTGATCATAAGACCGAAAGTTCTGCTTTTGCCACCATAGCAG ATGATGCCTTTTCAAGTGCACTAAGCACAAGTGAAACAGATAGAAGACAAGATGCATGGATACCAGGCAAAAGTACAGCTGCAGTGCTTGCTGCTGTGGCACAGTCACAGAAAAGAATTAAATTGGAAGCAAGTCATCTTTCACGTCCTGGACTTGCTACCAGTGAATCGTTAG GTGATCCAGTGAAGGCCATTCTTGCAAGGCATAGAGGGATTGAACTGGCATCAAAACGTGTCACACTTTCTGCAGAATCAGTGACTCTTGACAAAAATGGCCTTGAAAAACTTATA acAACTGGGAATTTTAGGGCTGCTGTGGACCTGTGTAGCAAAGTTTTGACTGACCTGGGCCAAGGCTTTGGCAAGGCGACCCAAGCAAGTACACACTCCCCACAATCTGTACAG TGGTGGCATGTCAGATTTGCTTTGCTTATTCGCTTGAAGTTGTTTGAAATGGTCGAGACAGAATTAAGTCAATTCGGATCATTCGATTCAGCCGACTTATATTATGGTTTCTACCCCGATGTTTACCCAG GTCGAAAAGGTTCAATGGTACCATTTTCTTTGAGGCTCTTGCATGCTGATTTTCCAAGACATATAAATAAACCGTACCAAGCATTGGAAAGGTTCTATGCAATCCGAACAGTGTGTAAGAAG GTAATTGACAATCTTGAATCAAATAAAAGTGAAGATGGTACACCAGTGCAATTAAAAGCAGAAGATAGAAATGCGTCACTGAAACTGTGGAATGAAAGAAAGACAAAAGTTCTTCATTACATAG GTAACACATTATTTCAACTTCGTGAATATCACGCAGCCATAACCACCTACGATGAAATCATAGCACAGTCATCCAA AGATGAAGTCTCACTTCACAGCGGACTTGGAAGATTGCTTCTTCAGCTTGGTGATGTTAGAGCAGCTCAACATCGCTTTGCTCAAGTTGAAAAGCTCGCTGCAAATGATTCAAAGTATCGCACCCAACTTGAAATGAATCG GGGATTTCTTTATCTTGGTGCTAATAATTGGCCAGAAGCATTGCAACAGTTTTCGGAGGTTTTGAAGCATGATCCAACAAATATAGAG GCTCTGAATAACAAATCCGTTTGTCTGCTGTACCTCTGTCGACTTAAGGAAGCGATTGCTGTGCAAGAAACGGCCGCTCAACTACAAGAAGACGCCGCCAAGCAGGGACTAACTTCA AACCGTGTTGCATTGGAGAATTCACTTTCCAACTTGGTCACTTTGTACGAATTAGAGTCATCAAAATCGCTCAACAAAAAGCAAGCACTTCTGCAAGGACTAGCGCTCACTCACGGAGATGGTTTTAATGTCGCTTGCTTGAAGATGTGA
- the LOC143450798 gene encoding pentraxin-4-like isoform X1: protein MLRKLIFLICSAIICLMLAKSSWASPSENDDQDSNKFYEEVLRQGPNGGYLQRQKGDPGEKGDKGERGFPGYGQKSSSCPLISYHMRRLDQRTDYPRYRYYVPRMTQATACTWVETSDYNNHATLWHYATNLHNNEFFLAFLNPTTIRMAVGDILHDFQVESLTRFQRLHICGWFSSSRRQIGIFINTKSISTVSYRGEIMLGGGSLLLGQEQDRVNAQWLDASQSLSGTFTNMMIWPRVLSEDEISNIAYKCECPLDYAIALTLDRTELYGEATYSIPNACPTF, encoded by the exons ATGCTGCGTAAACTGATTTTTCTTATCTGCTCTGCAATTATTTGCTTGATGTTGGCGAAGAGCTCATGGGCTTCGCCATCTGAAAACGACGATCAG GATTCGAATAAGTTCTATGAAGAAGTTTTAAGACAAG GACCAAATGGTGGATATTTACAACGTCAGAAAGGTGATCCTGGTGAGAAGGGGGACAAAGGTGAAAGAGGGTTTCCAGGTTATGGTCAAAAATCTTCAA GCTGCCCATTGATTTCATACCACATGCGGCGGCTTGATCAGCGCACTGACTATCCACGATATCGGTATTACGTTCCACGAATGACTCAGGCCACTGCGTGTACCTGGGTTGAAACTTCCGACTACAACAACCATGCGACATTGTGGCACTACGCAACTAATTTGCACAACAACGAATTTTTCTTGGCTTTCTTAAACCCTACAACTATTCGTATGGCTGTTGGTGATATATTACACGATTTCCAAGTTGAATCACTTACCAGATTTCAACGG CTCCACATATGTGGATGGTTTTCGAGCTCTCGTCGGCAGATTGGCATCTTCATCAATACCAAGTCGATCTCAACTGTGAGCTATAGAGGAGAAATAATGTTAGGAGGCGGTTCCTTGCTTCTGGGGCAAGAGCAAGATCGCGTCAACGCGCAATGGCTGGATGCGTCTCAATCCCTGAG TGGCACGTTTACAAATATGATGATCTGGCCACGAGTTCTCTCCGAAGACGAGATCTCGAATATTGCTTACAAATGTGAGTGTCCGCTAGATTACGCAATCGCGCTTACCCTGGATCGAACCGAACTTTATGGAGAAGCCACTTACAGCATTCCCAATGCTTGCCCCACTTTCTAA